CTGCGCGCCGAGCACCGCGGCATCCTCGAGAGCCTGCGCGGGGGCGACCGCGACGCGGCCGTCGAGAGGATCCGCTCGCACATCCGCGGCTACTACTTCGAGACCGCCCGCTGAGCCGAGCCCGCGGTCGGCCGCACCCCGCCCGCACCCGCACCCGCCCGCACCCGCACCGTGCCCCTGACCCCATAACCGCCCGCTCACCCCCGTCGAGAGACGGAAAGTGCAGCCTCAGCTCGCGCAGAACACGCGAAATCCGTACCTCGGCGCCTCTGCCCACACCCGCGCCCTGCCCTGCCCCTCCCCGCTCCCCCCTGTCACGCCCGCACCATCCGAGAGGACGAAAACGGCTGCGATCCTGGGGATTCAGAGCCCTTCTCGACCTCTCGGGGGTAGGGGCCGGCCGTGACGACGGCCGACGCAGATCGACACGGATCCGACACGGGCTCCGGTCGTCGAGACCGCCTGTCGCCGTCAACGCAAGAGGTGGTCTCGGCGGCAGCAAGCAGCCTCACCCGCAACAGGCGGTCTCGGCGGCAAAAGGCAGTCTCAGCCGCAGCAGGCGGTCTCGGCGACAGCAAGCAGTCTCGACACCGAGATCCCCTCGCCGCGAATTGACGGATCGCGACACCCGACCTACACTACTTGTGGTCATACCACATGGTCAGACCACAAGTATTTCGAGGACGTGACATCCTCACGACAGAGATCTCAAGGGAGAGACGACATGACGAGCACCGCACTCCGGGCCGATACGGTGCCGGGGATCAACTACCGTGTACTCCTCGGCAGCCTCAGCGGCAGCGTGATCGAGTGGTTCGACTTCCTGGTCTACGGCACGGTCGCAGCGCTGGTCTTCAACAAGCTCTACTTCCCGAGCGACAACGAGTTCGTCTCCACGATGCTCGCCTTCGTGTCGTTCTCGCTGACCTTCTTCTTCCGCCCGCTCGGCGGCATCATCTTCTCCCACATCGGCGATCGCATCGGCCGCAAGAAGACCCTCTTCATCACCCTGACCCTGATGGGCGGCGGCACGGTCGCGATCGGCCTGCTGCCCGACTACGCCGCGATCGGGATCGCGGCCCCGATCCTGCTCATCTGCTTCCGCATCCTGCAGGGCCTCGGCATCGGCGGCGAGTGGGGCGGCGCCCTGCTGCTCGCCTACGAGTACGCCCCCAAGAACCGCCGCGGCCTATACGGCGCGGTGCCCCAGATGGGCATCAGCCTCGGCATGCTGCTCGCCGCCGGCGTCGTCGCGCTGCTCACCCAGCTGCCCGACGGCCAGTTCATGACCTGGGGCTGGCGCGTGCCGTTCGTCGCCAGCATCGTGCTCGTGTTCGTCGGCCTGTGGATCCGCAACGGCCTCGACGAGACCCCCGAGTTCAAGCGCGTGCAGGAAACCGGGGCGCGGCTCAAGCTGCCGATCAAGGAGGTCATCACGAAGCACTGGGGCGCCGTGCTCGTCTCGATCGGCGCCAAGGCCGCCGAGACCGGCCCGTTCTACATCTTCGGCACCTACGTCGTGGCCTACGCCACCGACATCCTCGGCGCACGCGACAACGTCGTGCTGCTCGCCGTCGCCGCGGCCGCCCTCGTCGCGACGATCTGGATGCCGATCTTCGGCAGCATCTCCGACCGCGTCTCCCGCGCGGCCCTCTACCGCTGGTCGGCCTGCACCACCATCGTGCTCGTGGTGCCCTACTACCTGATCCTCAACACTGGCGAGACCTGGGCGCTGTTCGTCGCGACGATCCTCGGCTTCGGCTTCCTATGGGGCAGCGTGAACGCGATCCTCGGCACCCTCATCGCCGAGAACTTCGCCCCCGAGGTGCGCTACACCGGCGCGTCCCTCGGCTACCAGCTCGGCGCGGCGATCTTCGGCGGCACGGCTCCCCTCATCGGCGCCTGGCTGCTCGAGATCAGCGGGGGCGAGTGGTGGCCGATCGCGATCTACGTCGCCGTCTGCGCCGGTATCTCGATCGTGGCCTCGTTCTTCATCAAGCGTGTCGCCCACGTCGAGGACGAGCAGGCGAAGGATCCGATCGCGCGCTCCGCGCAGATCGCGTAGAGTCCCCGGAGCATCCCGGCTCCGACCGCCCCCAGCACCCCAGTCCCCGAGTCGAAAGGGTCACCCAGATGAAGCGGCAGTTCCCCAACCCGGCCGAGCTCCTAGAACTCATGCAGTTCAAGAAGCCCGACCTCAACGGCAAGCGGCGGCGACTCGAGTCGGCACTCACCATCGCCGATCTGCAGCGCATCGCGAAGCGCCGCACCCCGAAGGCCGCCTTCGACTACACCGACGGGGCCGCCGAGGGCGAGCTGTCGCTGGCGCGAGCCCGGCAGGCGTTCGAGGACATCGAGTTCCACCCCGACATCCTCAAGCCCGCCGAGCACGTCGACACCTCGACCGAGATTCTCGGCGGCCGCTCGGCACTGCCCTTCGGCATCGCCCCGACCGGCTTCACCCGCCTCATGCAGACGGAGGGCGAGATCGCGGGCGCGGGCGCGGCGGGCGCGGCGGGCATCCCGTTCACGCTCTCGACCCTGGGCACCACCTCGATCGAGGACGTGCGGGCCGCGAATCCCCACGGCCGCAACTGGTTCCAGCTCTACGTGATGCGCGACCGCGAGATCTCGTACGGCCTCGTCGAACGCGCCGCCGCGGCCGGTTTCGACACACTCATGTTCACTGTCGACACCCCGATCGCGGGGGCCCGCCTGCGCGATAAGCGCAACGGGTTCTCCATCCCGCCGCAGCTCTCGCTGAGCACGGTCATCAACGCGATCCCACGGCCGTGGTGGTGGATCGACTTCCTCACCACACCCAAGCTCGAGTTCGCCTCGCTCTCGACGACGGGCGGCACGGTGGGCGACCTGCTCAACGCGGCGATGGATCCCACCATCTCCTACGAGGACCTCGCGGTGATCCGCGAGATGTGGCCGGGCAGGATCGTGATCAAGGGCGTGCAGAACGTGCCCGACGCGGTGAAGCTCATCGACCTCGGCGTCGACGGCATCGTGCTCTCGAATCACGGCGGGCGCCAGCTCGACCGCGCCCCCGTGCCGTTCCATCTGCTGCCGAAGGTGGTGCGTGAGGTCGGCCGCGACGCGACCGTGATGATCGACACCGGGATCATGAACGGCGCCGACATCGTCGCCTCGGTCGCGCTCGGCGCCAAGTTCACGCTCGTGGGCCGCGCCTACCTCTACGGCCTCATGGCCGGTGGCCGCGCGGGCGTCGACCGGATGATCGCCATCCTGCGCAGCGAGATCGAGCGCACCATGGCCCTGCTCGGGGTGTCGTCGCTCGAGGAGCTCGAACCCCGGCACGTAACGCAGCTCAGCCGGCTGACCCCAGTCCCGCAGGCCGCGAGCGAGGGGATCGAGCAGGCCGGGTAGGGCCGGGAGGATCCGGGACGGTGCCGGCCTCAGCCGAGTCGCGGCGAGGCCGGATCCCCGGGGAGGTGCCCGGCGACCCGGTGCTCGAGCCCGAGGCGCACACCCGGCCACTCCGGCCGGGTGATCGAGAACACCACCGTGTCGCGCACGTAGCCGGCCTCGGGTTTGAGGTGGGCGCGCAGGATCCCGTCCTGCTTCGCCCCGAGCCGCGCGATCGCCGCGCGCGACTGGTGATTGTGGAAGTCGGTGCGGAACTCGACGGCCGTGCAGCCCCACGCGTCGAAGGCGTGGCCGAGCAGCAGCAGCTTCGATTCGGGGTTGGTGCCCGTGCCCTGAGAACTCGCGGCGTTCCACGTGGAACCGATCTCGACCCGCGGCGTCGCCGCATCGATGTTCATGAAGGTCGTCATGCCGATCGCGCGCCCGGTGTCGTTGCGGCGAGCGGTGAAGGGCAGCATGCTGCCCTGATCCTGCAGCGCGAGTCGGCGGCGGATCTCGGCATCCATGCGATCGGGCGCCGGGATCCGCGTGTACCACAGGCGCCACAGCTCCCCGTCGCGCACGGCGTCGGCCAGTTCGTCGCGGTGATCGAGCGAGAGCGGTTCGAGGGTGACGAGGCGGCCGCGGAGGGTGCCCGGGTGTTCGAGTGCCATACGCCCATTCTGCACGCATCGAGGGCGGCGTCCCGGTCGGCCCGCGATGATTCCGCTCAGGGCCGCTGCGCCCCCGGCATGCACTCCCGCACCTCGACCCAGGTGTCGAGTTCGCCCGCCAGCTGCCCGGCGAGCTCGTGCGCGCGGGCGCGATCGGGCACCCGCACCACCCAGAGCCGCCGCAGCGGTTTGCCCGCCTCGTTGTACCAGCCGTCGCGACGCTCGCCGCCCGGCCCGACGACCTCGGCGTGCGCATCGCTGTCGAGCGTCTCGGTCCACTCGAGCTCCGAGCGGCTCAGCAGCTCGTCCTCGAACCGCGCGAGGTACTCGACGACCTCCTCGATCCACTCCGGAGCGCGCTGCAGCAGCTCGGATTCTCGGCGGTGCAGCAGAAGCATGAAACGCATGATGCCCTCCTCCCCCGGGGCTACCGCAGCAAGCGCGCGCCCGGTCCCCGGTGCTCACATCGTGACACGAACCAGGCGCCGCGTCGAGATCGGCGGCTACTCGCCGTTCGGAACGAGGATCAGCCGCAGCTCGGCGACGAAGCGGTCGATGCTCTGCTGCGCGTCGATCCGCGCCTGCGCCGACTCGTCCGGGCGGTTGAGGTATCCGTGCACCGTCGCCGGCTGCACCGCCTCGACGACGGGAACCCCCGCCGCGCGCAGCTGATCCGCGAACTGCTCGCTCGACGCCCGCAGATCGTCGGCATCCGCGTTCACGATGATCAACGGGGGCAGCACCGCCAGCCGCTCGGGCGGCTGCTCGCCCGCGATCACGGCGCCCGCCGCAGTCGCCTCACCCGGGTCGCCCAGGTAGAAGTCGTACATGCCCGCGATGCGCTCAGCGCCGAAGCGGCGCTGAGCGGGGAGGACGGCCGTTGCCGCGTCGAGCTCGGGGTCGAAGCGCTGCGTCCGGTGCAGGGTGGGGTATTCCAGCAGCAGCGCTGCGATCGGACGCCCGCCCGCGGCGTCGGCTCCGGAGAGTGCCGCGAGCACGGCCAGGTGCGCGCCCGCGCTCGCCCCGCCCACGACGAGGGGGTGCACGCCGTCCTCCGCCCCTGCCCAGCGCACCACTGCGGAGACGTCGGCGACGGGTGCCGGCGCCTTCACGGTGTCACTCGCGAGCGCATAGTCGACGGAGTGCACGCGGATCCCGGCCTCGGCGAAGCGGCGCGCTGCCCAGTCGGCCTCTGGCCAGTCGAGGTTGCCGCGCGAGAACGAGCCGCCGTGCGCCCACACGAGCGTCGCCCACGCCGCACCATCGGGTTCGTAGGTGCGCACCGGCACGGCGGAGGAGCCGACCCGGTTCGGCAGGCCCGGATCGCGCCCGGCAGCGGGGCCCTCGATCTCGGTGTCGGTGATCCGCATCTCCCCGCCCCTCTCGCCCGCCGCCTGCTCGACGACCAGCGGCTGCTCGACTACCGCCGCGTGCGGCGGCTCGACCGGCTCGCTGCGCGGCAGCCACACCGCACCCGCTGCGGCGAGCGCGCACGCAGCCACCAGCTGGAGGGCCCTGCCCTCTCGGACGGAGCCTCGACGCACAGGCACAGTCTAGGCCGCTCCGGGCCGGGGCGCATGCCCCGGGCCTGGTGCGGGCGCACGCGCCAGGCAGGAGATCGCGATCCGAGCGGGTGAAAACGCGGGATCCCGACCGCACAGGCCGCGATCTCCTACCTGGGGAGCGCACTCCGACGTGTGGAGCGCGCCCTGCCAGAAGCGCGCCCTGCCTGAAGAGCGCCCTGTCTAGAGCGCGCTCCAGAGTCCGCGCGACCTGCCTGAACTGCGGACACTGCGGAACCCGCCCGCCGGGGCTAGCATCGAATATGAACGGTCTTCATTTTGCGAGGCCTCGAGCGGCACGAAAGCGAGCACCCATGAGCACGAACACCACGATCTACCGCAACGCCACGGTCTTCACCGGAGACGCCGCCGTCGCTCCCCGCGAGAGCTTCGCGGTGCGCGACGGCCGGATCCTCGCCGCAGGAGACCTCGATGCCGTGCGCCTCGCAGCGGGCGAGGCCGAGGAGGTCGACCTCGGCGGCGCGCTCGTCACCCCCGGCGTGATCGAGGGCCACTCCCACATGCTCATGCTCGGCGAGGCGCTGTCGAAGGTGCAGCTGCGCGACGCGAAGACGGTCGCCGAGGTTCAGGAGCGCCTGGCCGCCGCCCGGGCGGCGAACCCGGAGGCGACCCGGATCCTCGGCGTCAGCTGGCTCTTCGACATCTTCGAGGAGGGCGAGCGCCCCACCGCCGCCATGCTCGATGCGGCCGTGCCCGACGTGCCCGTCATCCTCGACGCCAACGACCTGCACTCGGCCTGGGTGAACTCCGCCGCGCTCGAGGCGATGGGCATCACCCGCGACACCCCCGATCCGGTCGGCGGCGAGATCGTGCGCGACGAGCACGGCGACGCCACCGGCTTCCTCATCGAGACCGCCGCCGTGAAGTACGCGTGGGGTTACCTCGACGAGGTGATGACCGACGCGGATCGCGATCGCTACCTCGCGGCCGCCTTCGACGCGTACCTCGAGACGGGCGTCACGGGCGCCACCGAGATGTCGTTCGGGCGCCCCGACCTCGAGGCCTACCGCCGCATCCTCGACCGCGACGGGCGGCTCCCCTTCCCGGTGAACGCGCACTGGATGCTCACTGCGACGGGCGACCTCGAGAGCGATCTGGCGCAGATCGACGAGGTGGTGCGCGTCCGCGACGAGGTCGCGGCGCAGTACGGCGACGACTGGCTGCGGATCGCGGGCGTGAAGTTCATCCTCGACGGCGTGATCGATGCCTGCACCGCGGCGATGCGGGCGCCCTACGAGAACGGCGAGATGCCCGGCCCGATCTGGGAGCGCGAGTTCGCACTGCCCACCGCGGTCGCGGCCGACGCGGCCGGGCTGCAGCTCGCGCTGCACGCGATCGGCGACGAGGCGAGCACGATCGCACTCGACATGGTGCAGGAGTGCATCAGGGTGAACGGTCCCCGCGCGGATCGCCGGCCCCGAGTCGAGCACCTCGAGTCGGTGGCCGACGACACGATCGCGCGCATGGCGGCCCTCGGTGTGACGGCGTCGATGCAGCCCGTGCACTGCGACCCGGCGATCATCGACAACTGGATGGCGCAGCTCGGCGACGAGCGGGCGCACACGGGCTTCCCGTGGCACAAGTTCCGCGATGCGGGGGTGCCGCTCGCTCTCGGCACCGACGCGCCGACCGCGCCGCACGAGGCCCCGAACAACCTCTTCATCGCCCTCACCGCGAAGTCGGTGCTCGACCGGGCCCGCGAGCCGTACCAGCCCGAGCGCATCTTCACACCCGCCGACGCGCTCGAGGCGCTCACCCTCGGCACCGCGTACGCGACGCGGCGCGACGATGAGGCGGGGCGGATCGCGGCCGGATACCGGGCCACCGTCGTGGTCTGGTCGGCCAACGCGCTGACAGACTCGCCCGAGAAACTGCTCGACACGGAGGCCGCGATCACGATGGTCGACGGCGAGATCGTGCACCGTGGCGGGGAGTAGTCGGACGCACCCTGGCGCTGTTCAGCCCCGCACACCAGAATGAGGGGATGACCGAAGCGAACGGGTACACCGAGTTCAGCTACACCGATGAGTACGGCGTGGAGATCGCGGCGTACGAGTGGGCCGCCGCCGAGCCGGTGGGGATCGTGCAGATCTCGCACGGCGTCGGCGATCACGCGAAGCGCTACGACGCGTTCGCCCGCGCGCTGACCGGCGCCGGCTTCACCGTCTACGCCGACGACCACCGCGGTCACGGTGAGACGGGGCGGGCGCAGCACGAGGGCGACCTGTCGAAGCTCGGTCGCCTCGGCCCCGGCGGGCTGCGCGCTGCGGAGGCGGCGATCCTGCAGCTCACCGGGATCGCCCGCGAGCGGCACCCGGGCCTGCCCGTCGTCATGTTCGCCCATTCGTGGGGCTCGCTCATGGCGCAGCGCATCCTCGGCGAGCACCCGCGGGCCTGGGACGCCCTGGTGCTCTCGGGAACGGCCTTCCGCACCTTCAAGCACATGGAGAGCGGCGACCTCAACGCGAAGTGGAAGAGCGACGACGCCAACGGATTCGAGTGGCTGAGCCGCGACCCGAAGACCGCCGAGGCCTTCATCGCCGACGAGCTCTGCTTCGCGGCCGATATCGCGAAGCTCTTCGGCGTGGCCGATTCGCTGAGGCTGTTCGGCAAGCCGGGGCCGGGGATCCCGAGCGACCTGCCGATCCTCATCGTCTCCGGCGGCGACGATCCGCTCACCCGCGGCGACGGCCTGCGGCAGCTCGCCGACGCCTACCGCAAGCGCGGCGTGCGCGACGTCACGGTGAAGATCTATCCGGGGGCACGGCACGAGACGCTGAACGAGACCAATCGCGACGAGGTGTTCGCCGATCTCATCACGTGGATCGTGGATCGCGTCGGCGCCGAGTAACCCGCGATACCGGTTCGCACGGCTTGAGCCGTCGCCTGCTCCCCTCCCGGGCCCGAGAGGCGTACGCTGAGATCATGAGCATGCACGGTGAGTACAAGGTCCCCGGCGGCAAGCTGGTGGTCGTCGACTTCGACGTGGTCGACGGGCGCATCAGCGGATTCAATCTCTCGGGCGATTTCTTCCTTGAACCCGACGACGCGCTCGCCACGATCAACGGCGCCGTCGAGGGGTTGAATCCGTCGAGCACCATCGAGGAGGTGGGCAACGCGATCCGCAAGGCCCTCCCCGCCGAGGTGCACCTGCTCGGATTCACGCCCGATTCGGTGGGCGTCGCGATCCGCCGCGCCGTGACCGGTGCCGCGCACTGGCGCGACTACGACTGGCAGATCCTCCACGAACCGCCGGTCGCCCCCGTGCTGAACGCCGCGCTCGACGAGGTGCTCACGGCCGCGGTAGGCGAGGGCCTACGCGGCCCGACGCTGCGCATCTGGGAGTGGAACGCGCCCGCCGTGTTCATCGGCAGCTTCCAGTCCGTGAAGAACGAGGTCGACGAGGAGCAGGCCGCGGCGCACGGAGCTCAGATCGTGCGGCGCATCTCCGGCGGCGGCGCGATGTACATGGCGCCCGAGGCGTGCATCACCTACGCGCTGTACGTTCCGGGCGAGCTGGTGCGCGGCATGAGCTTCGCCGATTCGTACGCGTACCTCGACGAGTGGGTACTCGAGGCGCTGCAGGCGCTCGGCATCGACGCCCACTACAAGCCGCTCAACGACATCACGAGCCCGCAGGGCAAGATCGGCGGCGCGGCTCAGAAGCGGCTCGGATCGGGCGCTGTGCTGCATCACGTCACGATGGCCTACGACATGGACCCCGCGGCGATGACCCAGGTGCTGCGCATCGGACGCGAGAAGCTCTCGGACAAGGGCACCACGAGCGCGCAGAAGCGGGTCGATCCCCTGCGCAGCCAGACCGGCCTCACACGCGAGGCGATCATCGAGAAGATGATCGCGGTGTTCAAGCAGCGGCACGGCGGCACCGACGGCGAGGTCACCGAGGGCGAGTGGGACGCGGCTGAGCGGCTGGTCGAGAAGAAGTTCCTCACGGAGGCGTGGATCCGCCGCGTGCCGTAGACGGTTCGGCAGACCCGCATTCGACCTGGTGGCCGGCAGCACGCGGCTCGATCGGGTCCCCGTCATTCCGGAGGGAGCGCAATGAACACCTTTCCCCAGCACCCCGAGGACCTCGACCTCGTGCGGGGCCTGCGACAGGCCATGGAGGCGTCCGCGCCGCTCGCTTTCCTCGACGCGGCGAGCATGCTGCTCGCGGCCACCCAGCCCCGATCCGGCCCGCCGGCACCGTGGGCGGGAGAGCCCGGAGTCTCGTCGACCGACCTCATCGCCTCCGTCCTCGACGTGGGGCTGCCCGAGACCGATGCCCTCCTGCGGGTCTGGTCGCGGATGCTCGACGACGAGTCGGCCCGGCGGCGGATCAGCGGCACGGTCGAGCAGCGAGATCTCGCCGTACCGACGTGGTTGCGCAACCTCGACGAGATCCACCCGGTACGCGCCGTGTCGGTCGGCGACGCATTCGGCGAGAACGAGACGATCTTCATCGAGGTCGCCACCCCCGTCGACTCGTTCACCCTCGCGGTCGCCATCTTCCATAACGGCCCCATGCTCGAGGACGCGTACGCCATCCCGCTGAGCTTCGCCGGCGCCCTCGCAGAGCTGGGGCACCACGATCCGCTCGGCCTGGTGCGCAGCGAGATCCCGCTCGCGAACACCCGCGCCCGCGTCGAGGGAGCCCTGGCGCTGACGCGCATCACGGTGCCCCCGGTCGAGACCGAGAGCTGGCCCGGCACCAGCCCGCTGCTGGAGTGGATGCTGCGTCTCATGCCCGAGGGCGGCACCGGGTACGAGCCGCGCACGTTCTCCGAGGAGGATCTCGCGGGCCTCGTCGACGAGCTCTCCGCCTCCCCGCACGGCGCGGAGTTGTCGGAGGACGGGCTCGAACACGCGGCACGGCTCTTCGAACTGCAGTGCAGTTACGGCACCGGCGATCCGCTGCGATGGGGCGCCCTCTTCGTGGAGCGTCTGCTGTGCGACCTGTACCCCCGCAAGGTGATCGCCGAGGCGGAGTACATGGCCTCGATGCCCGGGGCTCTGCGCGCGATCGCGCAGTTCACCAACGAGCGCTCGGGCATTCCTCAGGAGCTCGTCGACGACGTGCTCGAAACCGTCGACGCCTACGAGCCGAACTACTTGCTCGAGATCGATGGCGAGCCGTTCTCAGGCGACCCGTTCTCCGGCGACCCGTTCTCCGGCGATTCCGACCCGCGACTCCGCGGCACGCTTCGGGAGCTCTACCGGCTGCAGCTCGACGATCTCGCCGAGGTCGCAGGCAGCCCGGAGGCGCTCGACGACCTCGACACGCGCCCGCTGCCGAGCGAGACCTTGGACGAGACCGGCGTCCCCACTGACATCCTCCCCCGGGTGCGTCGTACCGCCGAACTCGCAACCGCCTCGGCCGAGGATTACTTCGACGACCCCGAGATCGGCACGGTAGCGCTGCGGGTGCTCACTCGAGTAGCCGCTGCGGACCCGGCGATCTTTCGCCGCCGCTCGCGAGACGAGACCGGCGCCGCCGCGATCTGCTGGATCGCCGCGAAGAACAACGGCTGGTTCTCGGAGAGCGGAGACACGGTGCAGGCGTTCATGCAGAGCATGGGCCTCAACGGCTCCCCGCGGCAGCGCGCCGAGCCCATGCTCCGCGCGCTCGAGGTCGATCCCGACCCCTACTTCGATGTCGCGCTCGGCGACCCCGAGCTCATGACCTCCGCCCGACGGACCGTGATCATCGAGGCGCGGGATCACCTGCGCTCGGAGCTCGAGCGCCTGGACTGAACCGGCGCCGGGCGGCCGGGGCCGGATCGCTGAAGCGGCGTGTCGCGTGCGACACGGGCCGCCCCGAGGCGGCCGGCCTCGCTCACGGCTCGAGGATCACCTTGCCGGTCGTGGCGCGCGACTCGAGCGCCGTGTGCGCATCGGCCGCCTCCGCGAGCGGGAAGCGGGCGCCGATGCGCACGTCGAGCTGGCCAGCCGCGATCGCATCGAAGAGTTCGCCGTAGCGCCACGCACGCTCCTCGGGGGTCCGCAGGAAGTGGCCGAGCGAGGGGCGGGTGACCGAGAGGGATCCGCCGGAGTTGAGCCGTTGCAGATCGAACGGCGGCACCGGGCCGCTCGCCGCGCCGAACAGCACGAGCTCGCCTCGCACGCGCAGTGCGCGCAGCGAGTCGTCGAACGTGCTCTTGCCCACCCCGTCGTACACGACGGCGACGCCCTCGTCGTCGGTGAGCTCGCGTGCCCGGTCGGCGAAGCCCTCGTAGTCGAGCACGGTGCTCGCCCCCGCGGCGTGGCTGAGGTCGCGCTTCTCGGGGGTGGAGGCCGTGGTGATCACGCGCACCCCGCGAGCCGTGAGCAGCTGGGTGAGCAGCAGGCCGACGCCGCCGGCCCCCGCGTGCACGAGCACGGTCTCGCCTTCCCGCGGATTCGCGGCGGAGGTCGCGAGGTAGTGCGCGGTGAGGCCCTGCAGCGGGAGAGCCGCGGCGGTCTCAGCCGAGACCGAGTCGGGTACGCCGACAGCAGCGTCCGCCGAGACCACGAAGCGCTCGGCGTAGGTCGCCCGAGCCTCGGCCGTGGTGATCAGGTCGCCGGGGGCGAACCCCTCGACGCCCTCGCCCACCTCGAGCACCCTGCCGCTGGCCTCCGCGCCCGGCGTGAACGGAAACTCCACCCGGTACAGGCCGGAGCGCTGGTAGGTCTCGATGAAGTTAACGCCCGTGGCCGCGGTCTCGACGAGCAGCTCACCGGCCGCCGGCCGGGGATCCGGCTCCTCCGTGATCCTCAGCACCTCGGGCCCGCCGCTCTGCTCCGCAGTGATCGCTCGCATAGTCATACCCCAACCCTACGCCCGCCCGCTGACATGCGCACCCGGAGCTCGGACCCACCTGAAGTCGTGTCCCGCCTCACCCAGCTTCCATCCCCCTCGAGGTACGGATTTCGCAGCGCCACCCGCGGGCAGGCATGCGAGATCCGTATCTCGAGCGGTGGCGCCCAGGCGCGGGGCCGTTTAGAACACGAAGCGGGCCGTGGGCCGCAATCGCCACTGGAACCGCGGGCCGCAGCCCGGGGCCCTCGCCCGCTCAGGCGCGACGCCGATCCCGCGCGACCGCGAGCACGGTGAGCACCAGCCCGCCCAGCGCCCACAGCGCGAGCACCACCGCCGCGATCCCTGCCCCCGAGGCGCCCGTCGCGATCGCCTGGAAGCCCTCGAGCGCCGCCCCGATCGGACTCGCGTCGCCGGCCGCGGCGAGCGGGCCGGGCACGGTCGACACGATGCCCACCGCGAACGCCACCACGAGCAGCACGAACGCCACGAACCGGCCGAAGCCGCCCAGCAGCGCGGATAGCCCCTGCACCACGAGCGCGAACGCGACCCCCGCCAGCAGCGCGAGCCCGAAGAAGGCCGTGCCGCGCCCCAGCTCGTAGCCGAGCGCGAGCGGCAGCACGATCCCCGCGATGGCACCCTGCACCGCGCCGAGCGCGACGGCGGGCGCGGCGCTGCGCAGCGTGATCCACCCGACTCCGCGGGCTGCCTCGCGCGTGCGGTGCCACAGCGGCGCGAGCACGAGGAACGCGGCGAGCGCCCCGGCCCACAGCGCGATCCCCGCGAACAGCGGCACGCCCGAGGCGTTGAACAGCTCGTCACTGACGCCGCGCGCCTCCACCGGCGCGACCGCGGTCTCGGCGAGACGGTCGCGCTGGGCCTCGGTGTAGTTCGGGATCCCGTTCACGGCCTCGTCAAGACCGCTGGCGAGGTCGCCCGCGCCGCTGGCCGACTGCTCGGTCCCCTCGGCGAGCTGCGATGCCCCCTCCGCGAGCTGGGGGGCGTTGGCCGCGAGCTCGGAGGTGCCCGAGGCGAGCTGCGAGGCCCCCGAGGCGAGGCCCGAGGCTCCCTCCGAGAGCTGCGCGGTGCCCGATGAGAGCTCGGCGGAGCCGTCCGCCAGCTGCGACGCGCCCGCCGAGAGGTCGGCCCCCTGCGCGGCGAAGGACTCGAGGCCGCGGCCGAACTCGCCGGTGCCGGCGATGAGCTGGTCGAGTTGCGCGGTCGGATCGCTGCCGGGCTGCCCGCCGCCGACGGAGCCCTGCAGCGTCGTCATGGCGCTTCCGAGGCCCTCGGCCCCTGTCTGGGCGGTGGAGAGCCCGGCTCCGATCTCGCCGGCGCGCGTCTGCAGCGTCGCGAGCATGCTGTCGCAGAACTCCTGCGTCGCACCCGACGCGAGGCACTGCGGATAGAGGGTGCCGAGATCCTCGCCCAGCCCCGCAGCGGCCGCACCCGCCGCCGTCATCCCGACCTCGAGCTG
This DNA window, taken from Leucobacter tenebrionis, encodes the following:
- a CDS encoding amidohydrolase — protein: MSTNTTIYRNATVFTGDAAVAPRESFAVRDGRILAAGDLDAVRLAAGEAEEVDLGGALVTPGVIEGHSHMLMLGEALSKVQLRDAKTVAEVQERLAAARAANPEATRILGVSWLFDIFEEGERPTAAMLDAAVPDVPVILDANDLHSAWVNSAALEAMGITRDTPDPVGGEIVRDEHGDATGFLIETAAVKYAWGYLDEVMTDADRDRYLAAAFDAYLETGVTGATEMSFGRPDLEAYRRILDRDGRLPFPVNAHWMLTATGDLESDLAQIDEVVRVRDEVAAQYGDDWLRIAGVKFILDGVIDACTAAMRAPYENGEMPGPIWEREFALPTAVAADAAGLQLALHAIGDEASTIALDMVQECIRVNGPRADRRPRVEHLESVADDTIARMAALGVTASMQPVHCDPAIIDNWMAQLGDERAHTGFPWHKFRDAGVPLALGTDAPTAPHEAPNNLFIALTAKSVLDRAREPYQPERIFTPADALEALTLGTAYATRRDDEAGRIAAGYRATVVVWSANALTDSPEKLLDTEAAITMVDGEIVHRGGE
- a CDS encoding alpha/beta fold hydrolase yields the protein MTEANGYTEFSYTDEYGVEIAAYEWAAAEPVGIVQISHGVGDHAKRYDAFARALTGAGFTVYADDHRGHGETGRAQHEGDLSKLGRLGPGGLRAAEAAILQLTGIARERHPGLPVVMFAHSWGSLMAQRILGEHPRAWDALVLSGTAFRTFKHMESGDLNAKWKSDDANGFEWLSRDPKTAEAFIADELCFAADIAKLFGVADSLRLFGKPGPGIPSDLPILIVSGGDDPLTRGDGLRQLADAYRKRGVRDVTVKIYPGARHETLNETNRDEVFADLITWIVDRVGAE
- a CDS encoding lipoate--protein ligase family protein, which encodes MHGEYKVPGGKLVVVDFDVVDGRISGFNLSGDFFLEPDDALATINGAVEGLNPSSTIEEVGNAIRKALPAEVHLLGFTPDSVGVAIRRAVTGAAHWRDYDWQILHEPPVAPVLNAALDEVLTAAVGEGLRGPTLRIWEWNAPAVFIGSFQSVKNEVDEEQAAAHGAQIVRRISGGGAMYMAPEACITYALYVPGELVRGMSFADSYAYLDEWVLEALQALGIDAHYKPLNDITSPQGKIGGAAQKRLGSGAVLHHVTMAYDMDPAAMTQVLRIGREKLSDKGTTSAQKRVDPLRSQTGLTREAIIEKMIAVFKQRHGGTDGEVTEGEWDAAERLVEKKFLTEAWIRRVP
- a CDS encoding quinone oxidoreductase family protein produces the protein MRAITAEQSGGPEVLRITEEPDPRPAAGELLVETAATGVNFIETYQRSGLYRVEFPFTPGAEASGRVLEVGEGVEGFAPGDLITTAEARATYAERFVVSADAAVGVPDSVSAETAAALPLQGLTAHYLATSAANPREGETVLVHAGAGGVGLLLTQLLTARGVRVITTASTPEKRDLSHAAGASTVLDYEGFADRARELTDDEGVAVVYDGVGKSTFDDSLRALRVRGELVLFGAASGPVPPFDLQRLNSGGSLSVTRPSLGHFLRTPEERAWRYGELFDAIAAGQLDVRIGARFPLAEAADAHTALESRATTGKVILEP